Genomic window (Theileria annulata chromosome 4, complete sequence, *** SEQUENCING IN PROGRESS ***):
CTGAACACATGTCCATCATTAGGAATGAATGTTACGACACCAGCTGGATCTTTAGAGTAAGAGAACTCAGTGGTGGAGTGATTAGCATTTATATCCAGGGTGACCTTGGTTGGTACTGCTGGTTTGGTAACAGACTCTAGTGTTGTTACAGCTGCAGTTATAGGAGTTGGTTTGAATTCTAGTTTTTTTGATTCATTTTCGTTATTGATGACATAGAAATTGTTTGAAACAAGTCCtaatgaaaatgacttTATTTCTGAGAAGTTGGAGTTGTCAGTGTGTGACCATAGCATGTTATTATCATATATGATCTTCTTACACTTGACACCATCATTGAATAAGTAGGTATATGATAGAAACACAATGGTTACTGAGTAATCAGAAGATTTGAGCTCAACATCATTCTCACCAAGGAACTTAAGATTAGTAATATCATGTCTATCAGAAGTGATATCCTTCCAAGTACCAGCGAAGTGATGAAATAGTGTGAATGTATTATTAGTCAGGAGTAAGGCTAGTATACCACTCTTGGAATCCAAAGTGTTAATACCCTTGGTAAACCTAATGCTAGCTAACCTAGCATAGAGATTATCCTTGGATTCCCAGATAACAAGATTCCGAATGATCCGTTTCTTGAATACCTTATCGAATACATGGTTATCCTTAGTAGTATATGTAACAACTCCATTCTTATCAGTATAATCAAACTCATTAGTACTCTCAGTTTTGTTGATATCAAGGGCAACTTTGGTAGTTAGttcttttttattatcagaAGTATTTGTGACACTAAATTGGTTTGATGGAAGATCTAAAGCAATTGACTTTAAGGATTGAAAGCTTTTATCGTCAGTGTGAGTCCAGACTGGAGTATCATCGTATGTGATCTTATTACAGTTAACTCCAGAATTGAATGTGTAAGTAAATAATAGATCTACTAAATCAACCTTGTAGTCAGAGGACGTAAGCACAGTGTCATTCTCACCAAGGAACTTAAGTTTATTAACATCATGTCTGGAGGTAGTGATATCTTGCCAAGGCCTATTCTTACCAGACTTATATAGTAGTAAGAAGTTACCACTTTGTAGCAGAAGGGCTAGGAATTTGGGTTCTTTCTTGGAACCCATCAGTACTGCCTTGAGTCCATGATCTTCAGGTTTGGCAGTCCATAGATCAAGGTCTTTCTTTACTATCTTGGTGAATAGATGATTTGGCTTAGGAGTGTATGTTCTAAAATTACCATCCTTCTTGTAATCTAGTTGATTGGTATCCTTAGACTTACTGATGTCAAGGGTCACTAGTGTTCCCTCATTACCAGGATTAGTGGATGTTATTGATTGCCTTTGTTGACTTTTTCCAGTGCCACTACTCGATTGACTAGTTGGAGTAGTACTTCCACTAGTAGGAGTAGATGTAGGTTTTGCTGGTTGAGTTTTGGCAGGAATTGTAGAACCTGCTCTAGATGGTTGAGTACAACCACTTGTTGTAGTAGTAGGAGTACTTCTAGAGCCACTACTTGCTGGGTGAGATGAAGGTTTTACCTTAGTACCAGTACCTATTTCAGGTGTTGTTGAACTTGATTTATGTGTAGAGGTTTGACCTCTAGCACGACTAGTGCCCGCAGATTGGCCAGCTCTACTTGACGAAGTTGGATGAGATTCTGCAAAATTCCATTGATTTAGgaatgtaatataaaataataaatttagagATATAATCCATTTTTTCATTCATGTTAAAAATTCAGCAGAATTCTCATATTTTGGTCAGATAATTTACCAATGGGGAATGATATATCTTcaaatatcaatattaataagaatttaataacaaattagtcaattaaaatattagaataataattatacctAACCAGTCTCTTTTGATacataactaattaataatttactaaaaataGATACTTAAgctaataataatatatgtatttaaatagtaagatagttatttacatagtaacatatttattcaaatactACATTAgtaatgttattaaattacttatattgataatattattcaatgcataatatttactttaaaataatatcacAAAAATAATCTATTTATCCTCGATACCCTATTAATAACCTAATAATAGCTCTAGAACTGACAcctataataatagtaacAGAAACTATCACATCTAGATGCACTAAAAGAAATtaacaattaaaataacatagCAACAGAAACTGATACCTTGAATAAGATCTAGTAACATAAAACTAACTGATAAAAAGCTAGCTCTATCTGATTAACACCTTGATAACCGTTGTCCTAAACAAACTATATAAGTAACTAACACCTAACAAAGAACTAATCAATAATACACAAATATCCttttatactaataaaCCTTATACACTAACTAAAACTTAACTAGTgtaaatctaataaataatttaggtAAAACATTAAGGTGGTTGAGTGTGTGAGTGagtgaattaaaatattgtgTTCGTGTAATGAcagttattttacaatatgTGTGTTTGTTTATCCCAAATATCAAATTTGAGGACTACATTTAGTATTAAGATCCAGATAGAGGATCAGACATATATTTGTGAATTTAGTTTGAGATTGTGAGTGTAATACTGACTTTGAGTCACTTTGAGTTGGTAGTGGTTGTTTCAGgaattgttttaaaatttagtatAAGAAACCATagtgaatatataaattccaagtctatttataaaattcaatGTTCCAAAATGTAGTCATAGTAATCAGTACTCTGAGTCTTATCAATATCAACAGTAAGTATAGTGACCGGTTTAGTAGTGACAGGAGCTGGAGTAGTTGAAGTGTCATCAGATGATTCCTTAGTATCAGGTAGTTTAGTATCAGTAGTCTCTTGTGGAGTAGTATCATCATCCTCTGGAGTTTCTGATTTAGGTTTGGTTTTTGGAGTCTCAGGTTTATAGTCGAGTATtttagattttaatttattattaaagaCAAAGGATTCGTTTGAGGCAAGACCAATCTGAAATTTCTTGATTTCTGAATATTCAGTGTCATCACtatgtttccaaacatcATCTTTACCATACATGATCTTCTTACATTTAACAGCATCATTGAATGTGAAGGTATAAAAGAAACGGAAGATAGTGATCTTGTAGTCAGATGAGGTGAGTTCAGTATCATTATCACCAAAGAACTTAAGTTTCTTAATATCATACCGCTTATGAGTGATGTCAGTCCAGATACCAGCGAAGTGAACAAATAGTTTGAATATATTGTCCTGAAGTTGAACAACTAGATATTTGACACTTTCAATATACATTAATTCAGTACCATACAAAACAGGTTTAGTTTGCCAAACTACATTGTTACCATCAACCACTTTACTGAATACATGGTTATCCTTGGGAGTGAAT
Coding sequences:
- a CDS encoding SfiI-subtelomeric fragment related protein family member, putative (Signal peptide predicted for TA17110 by SignalP 2.0 HMM (Signal peptide probability 0.968, signal anchor probability 0.000) with cleavage site probability 0.557 between residues 25 and 26); translation: MKKWIISLNLLFYITFLNQWNFAESHPTSSSRAGQSAGTSRARGQTSTHKSSSTTPEIGTGTKVKPSSHPASSGSRSTPTTTTSGCTQPSRAGSTIPAKTQPAKPTSTPTSGSTTPTSQSSSGTGKSQQRQSITSTNPGNEGTLVTLDISKSKDTNQLDYKKDGNFRTYTPKPNHLFTKIVKKDLDLWTAKPEDHGLKAVLMGSKKEPKFLALLLQSGNFLLLYKSGKNRPWQDITTSRHDVNKLKFLGENDTVLTSSDYKVDLVDLLFTYTFNSGVNCNKITYDDTPVWTHTDDKSFQSLKSIALDLPSNQFSVTNTSDNKKELTTKVALDINKTESTNEFDYTDKNGVVTYTTKDNHVFDKVFKKRIIRNLVIWESKDNLYARLASIRFTKGINTLDSKSGILALLLTNNTFTLFHHFAGTWKDITSDRHDITNLKFLGENDVELKSSDYSVTIVFLSYTYLFNDGVKCKKIIYDNNMLWSHTDNSNFSEIKSFSLGLVSNNFYVINNENESKKLEFKPTPITAAVTTLESVTKPAVPTKVTLDINANHSTTEFSYSKDPAGVVTFIPNDGHVFSKVSQGTKVVWQSKDDVYGTLVRIKVSKNFKYLVVLLNNNMFTLFKLDGNNWTNITSNRHDVSKLKFFGDNDNELKSTDYSVTIVFLSYEITFNDGVKCKKITYSNNLLWRPTDDPKFGEIKSLSLGLSKDKFFVKNQFDGLKKIEKDFKHITTPASQSRSGKPANTPPSGATEPHKSSSTTPEIGTGTKVKPSSHPARSGSKSTPTTQQKGDGTQPSRTS